A portion of the Adhaeribacter radiodurans genome contains these proteins:
- a CDS encoding enolase C-terminal domain-like protein, with amino-acid sequence MEKLDKYELESRRENLKKLGLGAAAGVLGLFGTAESRAAERVTPAYAKGLKPVKIKSLKAIGTAPQGSNLIVVKVETTEPGLYGYGCATFTQRAEVVVTAINNYLAPLCVGKDVDNIEDAWHSAYVSSYWRNGPVLNNALSGLDQALWDIKGKRAGMPVYQLLGGKVRFAVPCYTHANGKTPEETANDAKRIMDSGFKYVRVQQGGYGATAISSKPDFKDAGFGGANDQYMNQTAYMKSVPKLFEAARKVCGEEVEILHDIHERLDPMDSINMIKALEEYRPFFIEDPFSPENPKWFQMLRQSTTVPIAMGELFNNQNEWKEAMINQWFDYIRIHVSQIGGITPAMKVARLGEWFNVKTAWHGPGDVSPVGHAAQCHMDLAIWNFGIQEAVSFNDKTLEVFQGCPTMNKGYMSVNEAPGIGVEVNEKAAAKYPISNKAGNWQVRKFDGTIIRP; translated from the coding sequence ATGGAAAAATTAGACAAATACGAACTGGAAAGTCGAAGAGAGAACTTAAAAAAATTAGGCTTAGGCGCTGCAGCAGGTGTACTGGGCTTATTTGGTACCGCAGAAAGCCGGGCGGCCGAGCGGGTAACTCCGGCTTACGCCAAAGGCCTGAAGCCTGTAAAAATCAAAAGTTTAAAAGCTATTGGCACCGCCCCACAAGGGTCTAATTTAATTGTGGTAAAAGTAGAAACCACCGAACCAGGTTTGTACGGCTACGGTTGCGCCACGTTCACGCAACGCGCCGAAGTAGTTGTAACGGCCATTAATAATTACCTGGCACCTCTCTGCGTCGGCAAAGACGTAGATAACATCGAAGATGCTTGGCACTCGGCGTACGTGAGTTCGTACTGGCGCAACGGGCCGGTGCTCAACAATGCTCTAAGTGGCCTGGACCAGGCTTTGTGGGATATTAAAGGCAAAAGAGCCGGTATGCCGGTGTATCAGTTATTGGGTGGCAAAGTGCGCTTTGCGGTGCCTTGCTACACGCACGCCAACGGTAAAACTCCCGAAGAAACCGCCAACGATGCCAAACGCATCATGGATAGCGGCTTTAAATACGTGCGGGTGCAACAAGGGGGCTACGGTGCTACCGCTATTTCGTCGAAGCCAGATTTTAAAGATGCCGGTTTTGGGGGCGCAAACGACCAGTACATGAACCAAACCGCCTACATGAAATCGGTGCCAAAACTTTTTGAGGCGGCTCGTAAAGTATGCGGCGAAGAAGTAGAAATCCTGCACGATATTCATGAGCGGCTGGACCCGATGGATTCCATTAACATGATAAAAGCGCTGGAAGAGTACCGGCCTTTCTTCATCGAAGATCCTTTTTCCCCGGAAAACCCCAAGTGGTTCCAGATGTTGCGCCAGAGTACCACGGTACCCATTGCCATGGGCGAGTTGTTTAACAACCAGAATGAATGGAAAGAAGCCATGATTAACCAATGGTTCGATTATATCCGGATTCACGTGTCGCAAATTGGCGGCATTACCCCAGCCATGAAAGTAGCCCGTTTAGGTGAGTGGTTTAACGTGAAAACCGCCTGGCACGGTCCCGGCGACGTGTCGCCGGTAGGCCACGCGGCGCAGTGCCACATGGATTTGGCCATCTGGAATTTTGGTATTCAGGAAGCCGTGAGCTTTAACGACAAGACACTGGAAGTATTCCAGGGCTGCCCTACCATGAACAAAGGCTACATGTCGGTGAACGAAGCGCCCGGCATTGGCGTGGAAGTAAACGAAAAAGCCGCTGCGAAATACCCGATATCCAACAAAGCCGGGAACTGGCAAGTGCGCAAATTCGACGGCACGATCATTCGTCCTTAG
- a CDS encoding SusD/RagB family nutrient-binding outer membrane lipoprotein — protein MKNFKIYIAGLLTLLGSFTSCDEGFDELNTNKVDPTTLTPSFLMNNAIINTSFQDGFGTLVHLSYTFPIVQQIVTPFGSSLSGGNYNQNNVDNTARIWTTYYRTVVRDIVDVVEKTKDVEASSNTYHSARIWKAYVFQMLTDTYGDVPYFEAGKGFSEEIISPKYDAQEVIYKDILKELEEATAALDATKPADPTDILYGGNADKWKRFGYSLMLRAAMRLTKVDPTLAQTYVAKAVAGGVMQSNADNAATRHTALYVNWLADHLGAREKANYYLAAPFVNYLKENNDPRLKAIAVRYVGAKSGSEQVVARATTDPAQQVGMPMGYDNVSIAQTFAELGVASLWDFSQVNINTVLNRTAAPTYHVTHSQTQLLLAEAAVRGWVTGDPATYFTNGITAHLEQFAEYGPNATIPSADIQAYVQAHPLDVSTPEKALELINTQYWVSSFLNGSELFANFRRSGYPTLAPNPYPGREITEEEFIRRLNYPDSELVVNQANVTEALNRQGPNKLDTRVWWDKK, from the coding sequence ATGAAAAATTTTAAAATTTATATAGCAGGATTGCTCACCCTGTTGGGGAGTTTTACCAGTTGCGACGAGGGGTTTGATGAACTGAATACCAATAAAGTAGACCCCACGACTCTTACGCCTTCGTTCCTGATGAATAATGCCATTATCAATACGTCTTTTCAGGATGGCTTTGGTACGCTGGTGCATTTATCGTATACTTTCCCGATTGTGCAGCAGATTGTTACACCTTTTGGCAGCTCGCTGTCCGGGGGTAATTACAACCAAAACAACGTCGATAACACGGCCCGCATCTGGACAACTTATTACCGCACGGTGGTACGCGACATAGTAGATGTGGTAGAAAAAACCAAAGACGTAGAAGCCAGTTCCAACACCTACCACTCCGCCCGCATCTGGAAAGCTTACGTGTTTCAAATGTTAACCGATACCTACGGCGATGTGCCTTATTTTGAGGCCGGCAAAGGTTTTTCAGAAGAAATTATTTCGCCGAAATACGATGCCCAGGAAGTTATCTACAAGGATATTTTAAAAGAACTGGAAGAAGCAACCGCTGCCCTCGACGCGACCAAACCGGCTGACCCCACCGATATTCTGTACGGTGGCAACGCCGACAAATGGAAACGTTTTGGCTATTCATTGATGCTACGGGCGGCCATGCGCCTGACGAAAGTAGACCCGACGCTGGCGCAAACCTACGTGGCCAAAGCCGTAGCCGGGGGCGTAATGCAATCTAACGCCGATAACGCGGCCACTCGCCACACCGCGCTTTACGTAAACTGGCTGGCCGACCATTTAGGTGCCCGCGAAAAAGCCAATTATTACCTGGCTGCCCCTTTTGTAAATTACCTTAAAGAAAACAACGATCCCCGGTTAAAAGCCATTGCGGTACGTTACGTAGGTGCCAAAAGCGGTTCCGAGCAAGTTGTTGCCCGCGCCACCACCGACCCGGCCCAACAAGTGGGTATGCCCATGGGCTACGACAACGTAAGCATTGCCCAAACTTTTGCCGAACTGGGAGTAGCCAGTTTGTGGGATTTTTCGCAGGTAAATATTAATACAGTACTCAACCGCACAGCGGCACCTACTTACCACGTAACGCACTCGCAAACACAATTACTTTTGGCCGAAGCGGCGGTAAGAGGTTGGGTTACCGGCGACCCGGCTACTTATTTCACCAACGGCATTACCGCCCACCTGGAGCAATTTGCCGAGTACGGCCCTAATGCGACCATTCCATCAGCGGATATTCAGGCATATGTGCAGGCGCACCCCTTGGATGTAAGCACTCCCGAAAAAGCCCTGGAACTGATAAACACGCAATATTGGGTTTCTTCTTTTTTAAACGGCTCGGAGTTGTTTGCCAATTTCCGGCGCAGCGGTTACCCAACTTTAGCACCAAATCCTTACCCCGGCCGGGAAATAACCGAAGAAGAATTTATTCGCCGGTTAAATTATCCGGATAGCGAATTAGTAGTGAATCAAGCGAATGTAACCGAAGCCTTAAACCGCCAAGGCCCGAATAAATTGGATACCCGCGTGTGGTGGGATAAAAAGTAA
- a CDS encoding SusC/RagA family TonB-linked outer membrane protein yields MLKKALQLILLLLTLCQLPVLAQDDRITGKVTGAENEGLPGVSIQVSGTNQGTVTDAEGNFTINAPGNATLVFSYIGYTNQTVNVNNRSIINVTLSSDTKALDEVVVTALGIKREAKTLGYATATVNADQIAVNRTPNVMSGLQGKMAGVNISTMATGPGGTSKIRIRGQSSFSGQNSPLIVINGVPVDNSNYALGGNFGNRIANNSDGGDGLQSINPDDIESMTVLKGATAAALYGSRAKDGVVMITTKSKGEGQGLGIEYNTNLTTETPLDFSDFQYEYGQGEGGVRPQAPNPLSGVWSFGEKFQPGMTQILFDGETWPYEPVRNRIRKFYNVGTNFTNTVRVSNNGANGGFSLSFANLDSKSIVPNSKFNRKTINLGFNQNISKKLSTSGNLNYSNEYNKNPAQINGQEFATPTVVMTLANSMPFEALEQNQLLPNGYEFPFARFLVRNNPYYAVNQHFENIRRDRLFGNIALKYQFTDWLYLQGRIAQDYYSRDQDYNVPNGYAAIAPAPVGFINGSYTQDVRRFRERNYDFILGANRTFGDIGVDVTLGGNTRYVRMDYNSVTVQDFIQPGLYTVMNGRVKNPFYSLSERKVNSLYGAATFSFREFLYLNVTARNDWFSTLAPQNRSILYPSVTGSFVFSQAFESLPAWLSFGKLRAAYAEVGDDNVAPYSNALYYSVNNNLFPNPSGQVVPVGGINATTIPNPNLKPLRVAEAEVGLELKLFNNFLGFDIAYYRKITNDQILAAQVSDASSYTNRLINVGKSMNKGVEMLISAAPVNTPSFRWDVSFNASYNTSEVLTLGLNAADTMIVVGGSGGTTLRQVVGQPIGQLYTFSYLRDDQGRQVFNKTSGTPLRGGLVNAGSALPKYFGGITNTFTYKGVSLSTLIDFKLGHKMIGGSNMNYLRHGLHKRTLVGREEGYVIGQGVNPDGEVNTTRSPVQPFYEWPNANGVFEDFVYNAGFWKLRQITLSYDFTKMLPEKFFIKGLKFSAVANNVAVLKKWTENMDPEQVNNASDNQTGLDFWPSLPLTRSLGFNLNVKF; encoded by the coding sequence ATGTTGAAAAAAGCTTTACAATTAATTCTCCTGCTTCTGACGCTGTGTCAGTTGCCGGTATTAGCGCAGGATGACCGAATCACCGGAAAAGTAACCGGTGCGGAAAATGAAGGTCTTCCGGGGGTAAGTATCCAGGTTAGCGGCACCAACCAAGGTACCGTTACCGATGCCGAAGGTAACTTTACGATTAATGCTCCCGGCAATGCCACGCTCGTTTTTTCTTACATTGGGTACACCAATCAAACCGTAAACGTTAACAACCGGTCTATCATTAATGTAACCCTATCCTCAGATACCAAAGCCCTCGACGAAGTAGTAGTTACAGCGTTAGGTATTAAACGCGAAGCTAAAACCCTGGGCTACGCCACTGCCACCGTTAACGCCGACCAGATTGCCGTAAATCGCACGCCTAACGTGATGAGCGGTTTGCAAGGTAAAATGGCGGGGGTTAATATCTCCACGATGGCTACCGGTCCGGGAGGTACCAGCAAAATTCGGATTCGGGGCCAGTCGTCGTTTTCCGGTCAGAACAGCCCGCTTATTGTAATTAACGGCGTTCCGGTAGATAACTCCAACTATGCTTTAGGCGGGAATTTCGGTAACCGGATAGCCAACAACTCCGACGGCGGCGATGGTTTGCAAAGCATTAACCCCGACGATATTGAATCCATGACGGTTTTAAAAGGCGCTACCGCTGCCGCACTGTACGGTTCTCGGGCAAAAGATGGCGTGGTAATGATTACCACTAAAAGCAAAGGCGAAGGCCAGGGCTTAGGCATTGAATACAATACCAACTTAACCACCGAAACCCCGCTGGACTTTTCCGATTTTCAATACGAATACGGCCAGGGGGAAGGCGGCGTGCGGCCTCAAGCGCCCAATCCGTTATCCGGTGTGTGGAGCTTTGGCGAGAAATTCCAGCCGGGCATGACCCAAATTTTGTTCGACGGCGAAACGTGGCCCTACGAACCAGTGCGCAATCGTATCCGCAAGTTCTACAACGTGGGTACCAATTTTACCAATACCGTTCGGGTTTCTAACAACGGGGCGAATGGGGGCTTTAGTCTTTCTTTTGCTAATTTAGACAGTAAGAGCATTGTTCCGAATTCTAAGTTTAACCGCAAAACCATCAACTTAGGCTTTAACCAAAATATTTCTAAAAAACTTTCTACCTCCGGTAATTTAAACTACTCCAACGAGTACAATAAAAATCCGGCCCAGATTAACGGTCAGGAATTTGCTACTCCCACCGTAGTAATGACTTTGGCTAACTCCATGCCTTTTGAAGCGCTGGAACAAAACCAATTACTGCCGAACGGTTACGAGTTTCCGTTTGCCCGCTTTTTGGTGCGCAACAACCCGTATTACGCCGTTAACCAGCATTTTGAAAATATCCGCCGCGACCGGCTTTTCGGGAACATTGCTTTAAAATACCAGTTCACCGATTGGCTGTATCTGCAAGGCCGCATTGCTCAGGATTATTATTCCCGCGACCAAGATTACAACGTGCCTAATGGTTACGCCGCGATTGCACCGGCACCGGTTGGTTTTATTAATGGTAGCTACACGCAGGATGTACGCCGTTTCCGCGAACGGAACTACGACTTTATCTTGGGTGCCAACCGCACTTTCGGGGATATTGGGGTAGATGTAACTTTAGGTGGTAACACCCGCTACGTGCGCATGGATTATAACAGCGTAACGGTGCAGGATTTTATCCAGCCGGGCTTATATACCGTCATGAACGGCCGGGTGAAAAATCCTTTCTACAGCTTATCCGAACGTAAAGTAAATTCTTTGTACGGAGCCGCTACTTTCTCTTTCCGGGAATTTTTGTACCTGAACGTTACAGCCCGCAACGATTGGTTCTCGACGTTAGCACCGCAAAACCGCAGCATTTTGTACCCATCGGTTACCGGTAGTTTCGTGTTCTCGCAAGCGTTTGAAAGTTTACCGGCCTGGCTTTCTTTTGGTAAGCTACGGGCCGCTTACGCCGAAGTGGGCGACGATAACGTAGCGCCTTATTCCAACGCTTTATATTACAGTGTTAATAACAACTTATTCCCGAACCCATCGGGCCAGGTAGTTCCGGTAGGTGGTATTAACGCCACTACCATCCCGAACCCGAACTTAAAACCTTTGCGCGTAGCCGAAGCCGAAGTAGGTTTAGAATTAAAGTTGTTTAACAATTTCTTAGGATTTGATATTGCGTACTACCGCAAAATAACCAACGACCAAATTCTGGCAGCCCAGGTATCCGATGCTTCGTCGTACACCAACCGCTTGATTAACGTGGGTAAAAGCATGAACAAAGGCGTGGAAATGTTAATCTCCGCGGCGCCCGTGAACACGCCTTCCTTCCGCTGGGATGTGAGTTTTAACGCATCTTACAACACCTCCGAAGTATTAACGCTGGGCTTAAACGCCGCCGATACCATGATTGTGGTGGGTGGCTCCGGCGGTACTACTTTACGCCAGGTTGTTGGTCAGCCTATTGGGCAGTTATATACCTTTAGTTACCTCCGCGACGACCAGGGCCGGCAAGTATTTAATAAAACCAGCGGTACGCCGTTGCGGGGTGGTTTAGTAAATGCGGGCAGTGCTTTACCAAAATACTTTGGAGGTATTACCAATACCTTTACCTATAAGGGAGTAAGCCTTTCTACCCTCATCGACTTTAAGCTGGGTCACAAAATGATTGGCGGCTCTAACATGAACTACCTGCGCCACGGTCTGCACAAAAGAACTTTAGTAGGCCGCGAAGAAGGTTACGTGATTGGCCAGGGCGTGAACCCCGATGGCGAGGTAAATACGACTCGTTCGCCAGTGCAGCCTTTCTACGAGTGGCCCAATGCCAACGGCGTTTTCGAAGATTTTGTGTATAACGCCGGCTTCTGGAAACTTCGCCAGATTACCCTAAGCTATGACTTTACCAAGATGTTGCCCGAAAAGTTTTTCATTAAAGGTTTGAAATTTAGCGCGGTAGCCAACAACGTGGCCGTGCTGAAAAAATGGACCGAAAACATGGACCCCGAGCAGGTAAATAACGCCTCCGATAACCAGACTGGTTTAGATTTCTGGCCGAGTTTGCCTTTAACCAGAAGCTTAGGATTTAACCTGAATGTTAAATTTTAA
- the dgoD gene encoding galactonate dehydratase, whose translation MNKTGISRRKAIESVLGVAGMGLLLPSSSYAYDSGPPKNYYKEKVKITRLETFLIKPRWIFLRIHTDAGVVGLGEPLLEGRALTIQTAIKEIEPYLIGKDPRQVVHHWQAIYRHAFYRGGPILTSALSGIDHALWDIKGKLLNVPVYELFGGPTRDRVRVYGRASNAEDMKKRLAEGYKTIKTGVAKENHARMVENPKFIQYAADNFASLRQAGGNDMDIAIDFHGAISPQTAKVLIKELEPYQPMFVEEPCQAQNVDMLADIAHGTHIPIAAGERIFTKWGFREILEKKAASILQPDLCHAGGITEGRIIAGMAEAYYIPIAPHNPMGPISLAAGLQLAASIPNFLVQEQVSLGEGYLKKPFKLEKDGNVLIPTGPGLGVELDEDKIKDKIGHDWKNPESYDPRDGSVVDW comes from the coding sequence ATGAACAAAACTGGTATTTCCCGGCGCAAAGCCATTGAGTCGGTATTAGGGGTAGCCGGCATGGGTTTATTGCTGCCTTCTTCGTCCTACGCCTATGATTCCGGGCCACCAAAAAACTATTATAAAGAAAAAGTAAAAATTACCCGCCTGGAAACCTTCCTGATTAAGCCCCGCTGGATTTTCCTGCGCATTCATACCGATGCCGGTGTGGTAGGTTTAGGCGAACCCTTACTGGAAGGCCGCGCACTTACCATTCAAACGGCCATTAAAGAAATTGAGCCTTACTTAATTGGCAAAGATCCTAGGCAGGTGGTGCACCATTGGCAGGCCATTTACCGCCACGCCTTTTATCGCGGTGGACCCATTTTAACCAGCGCTTTAAGCGGCATTGATCATGCCTTATGGGATATAAAAGGCAAATTGCTGAACGTGCCCGTTTACGAACTGTTTGGCGGACCCACCCGCGACCGGGTGCGGGTGTATGGCCGCGCCAGCAACGCCGAAGATATGAAGAAACGCCTGGCGGAGGGATATAAAACCATTAAAACCGGGGTAGCAAAAGAAAATCACGCCCGTATGGTCGAGAACCCGAAGTTTATTCAATACGCCGCCGATAATTTTGCTTCTTTGCGCCAGGCCGGCGGCAATGACATGGACATTGCCATCGACTTTCACGGGGCTATTTCGCCGCAAACCGCTAAGGTTTTAATTAAAGAATTAGAGCCTTACCAACCAATGTTTGTGGAAGAACCTTGCCAGGCACAAAATGTAGATATGCTCGCCGACATAGCCCACGGTACGCACATTCCGATTGCGGCCGGTGAAAGAATATTTACTAAATGGGGCTTCCGCGAAATTCTGGAGAAAAAAGCCGCCAGCATTTTACAACCCGATTTATGCCACGCCGGCGGCATTACCGAAGGCCGCATTATTGCTGGCATGGCCGAAGCTTACTACATTCCGATTGCGCCGCACAACCCCATGGGGCCGATTTCTTTAGCGGCCGGTTTGCAGCTCGCCGCCAGCATTCCTAATTTTTTAGTGCAGGAGCAGGTTTCCTTGGGCGAAGGTTATTTAAAAAAACCTTTTAAGCTGGAAAAAGACGGCAATGTGCTGATTCCCACCGGACCGGGTTTAGGAGTTGAACTCGACGAAGACAAGATAAAAGATAAAATAGGCCACGACTGGAAAAACCCGGAATCGTACGATCCGCGTGACGGCTCAGTAGTAGATTGGTAA